In Micromonospora sp. LH3U1, one genomic interval encodes:
- a CDS encoding TlpA family protein disulfide reductase, translating to MNRRLALLVLPLLLAAAGCTSGATDDPAPRPAAAERPSPFKDCTGLSTAPTAEPAGTAAATGGELLPELTLACFNGGAPVALRGVAGPAVINVWASWCPPCRKELPAFQRLSERAAGQLQVVGVNSRDSRSGAQSIGEDFGVRFPVLVDQGEALQRDLKRNAIPLTLFVGPDGRVRHIDATGALDDTRLAELVRQHLGLAVPA from the coding sequence GTGAACAGGCGCCTTGCCCTCCTGGTCCTGCCGCTGCTGCTGGCCGCCGCCGGTTGCACCAGCGGCGCGACCGACGACCCCGCGCCCCGCCCGGCCGCCGCCGAGCGTCCGTCGCCATTCAAGGACTGCACCGGCCTGAGCACGGCACCCACGGCCGAGCCGGCCGGCACCGCGGCAGCCACGGGTGGAGAGCTCCTTCCGGAGCTGACCCTGGCCTGCTTCAACGGCGGCGCCCCCGTCGCGCTACGGGGCGTGGCCGGGCCGGCTGTGATCAACGTATGGGCCTCCTGGTGCCCGCCGTGCCGCAAGGAGCTGCCCGCCTTCCAACGCCTCAGCGAGCGGGCCGCCGGTCAGCTCCAGGTGGTCGGGGTCAACAGCCGGGACAGCCGCAGCGGCGCCCAGTCCATCGGTGAGGACTTCGGCGTCCGGTTCCCGGTCCTGGTGGACCAGGGTGAGGCGCTACAGCGCGACCTGAAGCGCAACGCCATCCCACTGACCCTCTTCGTCGGCCCCGACGGTCGGGTCCGGCACATCGATGCCACCGGTGCGCTCGACGACACCCGGCTCGCCGAGCTGGTCCGCCAGCACCTCGGCCTGGCGGTGCCGGCGTGA
- the nth gene encoding endonuclease III, whose translation MTSSPPGASETDLGRKRRARKIGRVLAETHPDAHCELDHSNALELAVATILSAQCTDKKVNEVTPKLFARYPSAAAYAGADRGEMEELIRPTGFYRNKTDSLLKLGQALLDRYDGEVPGRLVDLVTLPGIGRKTANVILGNAFDVPGITVDTHFQRLVHRWQLTTETDPVKIEHAIGALYDKRDWTMLSHRIIFHGRRVCHARKPACGACTLAKLCPSYGTGPTEPAAAAKLLKGPRARDLAVAAGVDPELVPAQAVAAEVP comes from the coding sequence GTGACCAGTAGTCCTCCCGGTGCCAGCGAGACCGACCTCGGGCGCAAACGTCGTGCCCGCAAGATCGGCCGGGTGCTGGCCGAGACACACCCCGACGCGCATTGTGAGCTGGACCACTCCAATGCATTGGAGCTGGCCGTCGCCACCATCCTTTCCGCGCAGTGCACGGACAAGAAGGTCAACGAGGTCACTCCCAAGCTCTTCGCCCGCTATCCGAGCGCCGCCGCCTACGCGGGGGCCGACCGGGGCGAGATGGAGGAGCTGATCCGGCCCACCGGCTTCTACCGCAACAAGACCGACTCGCTGCTCAAGCTCGGCCAGGCCCTCCTCGATCGGTACGACGGCGAGGTCCCCGGCCGGCTCGTCGACCTGGTGACGCTGCCCGGTATCGGCCGCAAGACCGCCAACGTGATCCTCGGCAACGCCTTCGACGTCCCGGGCATCACGGTCGACACGCATTTCCAACGGCTGGTCCACCGGTGGCAGCTCACCACCGAGACCGACCCGGTCAAGATCGAGCACGCGATCGGCGCGCTGTACGACAAGCGCGACTGGACCATGCTGTCGCACCGGATCATCTTCCACGGGCGGCGGGTCTGCCACGCCCGCAAGCCGGCCTGCGGTGCGTGCACCCTCGCGAAGCTCTGCCCCTCGTACGGCACCGGGCCGACCGAGCCGGCCGCCGCCGCCAAGCTGCTCAAGGGCCCCCGGGCGCGAGACCTCGCAGTGGCTGCCGGGGTCGACCCGGAGTTGGTGCCCGCGCAGGCGGTCGCCGCGGAGGTGCCGTGA
- a CDS encoding adenosylcobinamide amidohydrolase yields MLSEPILTSRAENGRDIPLLVWRADVPLRAVSSGPLGGGIGVRQWVLNATVPMSYDRNDPATHLAELAADLALDGPGVGLLTGVAVKEVVARTDTGVRAWATVGLGTPVLAAAPAPAGLAQRVGTVNIVVYVPARLADSALVNAVATATEAKTQAITELGLPGTGTPTDAVTVLCPVAGPEAAYAGPRSTWGAPLARAVHAAVLAGGARAVVPWSEQLTG; encoded by the coding sequence GTGCTGAGCGAGCCGATTCTGACCAGCCGGGCCGAGAATGGCCGGGACATTCCGCTGCTCGTCTGGCGCGCGGACGTGCCTCTGCGGGCAGTCAGCAGCGGCCCACTGGGCGGCGGCATCGGGGTCCGGCAGTGGGTGCTGAACGCGACCGTGCCCATGTCGTACGACCGGAACGACCCCGCCACGCACCTGGCGGAGCTCGCCGCCGACCTGGCCCTCGACGGGCCGGGGGTTGGTCTGCTGACCGGCGTCGCGGTGAAAGAGGTGGTGGCGCGGACCGACACCGGGGTGCGGGCCTGGGCGACGGTCGGGCTCGGCACACCGGTGCTCGCGGCCGCGCCAGCTCCGGCCGGGCTCGCCCAGCGCGTCGGCACGGTCAACATCGTGGTGTACGTGCCGGCCCGGCTCGCCGACTCGGCACTGGTCAACGCGGTGGCCACCGCGACCGAGGCGAAGACCCAGGCGATCACCGAGCTGGGGTTGCCGGGGACCGGCACCCCGACCGACGCGGTCACCGTGCTCTGCCCGGTCGCCGGGCCGGAGGCCGCGTACGCCGGGCCGCGCTCCACCTGGGGCGCTCCGCTCGCCCGAGCGGTGCACGCCGCGGTGCTCGCCGGGGGCGCACGGGCGGTCGTGCCCTGGTCCGAGCAGCTCACCGGCTAA
- a CDS encoding Crp/Fnr family transcriptional regulator → MDEVLARSGIFQGVDPEAAEALAKEMETIEVRKGEIVFNEGEPGDSLYILLSGKIKVGRRAADGRQNLIAVMGPSDMVGELSLFDPGPRTATATAVTDTRLVRLRKQALRPWLNNRPEIAEQLLRVLARRLRRTNDSLADLIFTDVPGRVAKNLLQMAGRFGTRDGGVLRVTHDLTQEEIAQLVGASRETVNKALADFASRGWLRLDGKSIIILDPERLARRARV, encoded by the coding sequence ATGGACGAGGTACTGGCCCGCAGCGGGATCTTCCAGGGTGTTGACCCGGAAGCTGCCGAGGCGCTCGCCAAGGAGATGGAGACGATCGAGGTCCGCAAGGGCGAGATCGTCTTCAATGAGGGCGAGCCCGGTGACAGCCTCTATATCCTGCTGTCCGGGAAGATCAAGGTTGGTCGCCGCGCAGCGGACGGCCGACAGAACCTGATCGCGGTGATGGGGCCGTCGGACATGGTCGGTGAGCTGTCGCTCTTTGACCCTGGTCCGCGTACGGCGACCGCCACCGCGGTGACCGACACCCGGCTGGTGCGACTGCGCAAGCAGGCGCTGCGGCCGTGGCTGAACAACCGCCCGGAGATCGCCGAGCAGTTGCTCCGGGTGCTCGCCCGACGGCTGCGCCGGACCAACGACTCGCTCGCCGACCTGATCTTCACGGACGTGCCGGGCCGGGTCGCCAAGAACCTGCTCCAGATGGCTGGCCGGTTCGGCACCCGCGACGGCGGCGTCCTGCGGGTGACCCACGACCTCACCCAGGAGGAGATCGCGCAGCTCGTTGGCGCCTCCCGGGAGACGGTCAACAAGGCGCTGGCCGACTTCGCCTCGCGCGGTTGGCTACGGCTGGACGGCAAGAGCATCATCATCCTGGACCCGGAGCGCCTGGCCCGCCGCGCCCGCGTCTGA
- a CDS encoding metallophosphoesterase family protein: MVNRVAVLSDIHGVLPALEAVLAEPDVAAADLLVLTGDIAAGPQPVEVLDVLAGLGDRVCWVGGNADRELVEARGGHPASIEVSNWAAGQLRDDQLARLAALPATVTLEIDGLGPTLFCHATPRDDEEVVLVDSRMARWVEVFAGLPADVSTVVCGHTHMPFTRLVDRRLVVNPGSIGMPYGGAGAWWALLGPGVQLRRTAFDVDAACARVAAESTFPDAAAWADEYLRSQHSDADALAVFGPRDGR, encoded by the coding sequence ATGGTGAATCGTGTTGCTGTGCTCTCCGACATCCATGGCGTCCTACCGGCGCTGGAGGCCGTGTTGGCTGAGCCGGACGTCGCCGCCGCCGATCTGCTCGTGCTCACCGGTGACATCGCCGCAGGTCCGCAACCGGTCGAGGTGCTGGACGTGCTCGCCGGCCTGGGCGACCGGGTGTGCTGGGTCGGGGGCAACGCGGATCGCGAGCTGGTCGAGGCCCGCGGTGGGCACCCCGCGTCGATCGAGGTGTCGAACTGGGCCGCCGGGCAACTGCGCGACGACCAACTGGCCCGGCTCGCCGCGCTGCCGGCGACGGTGACGCTGGAGATCGATGGCCTCGGGCCGACGCTGTTCTGCCACGCGACACCGCGCGACGACGAGGAGGTCGTGCTCGTCGACTCCCGGATGGCACGCTGGGTGGAGGTGTTCGCGGGTCTTCCCGCCGACGTCTCCACGGTGGTCTGCGGCCACACGCACATGCCCTTCACCCGGCTGGTCGACCGGCGCCTGGTGGTCAACCCGGGCAGCATCGGCATGCCGTACGGGGGCGCGGGGGCGTGGTGGGCGCTGCTCGGGCCGGGCGTCCAGCTGCGCCGCACCGCCTTCGACGTGGACGCGGCGTGCGCCCGGGTGGCAGCGGAGTCGACCTTCCCCGACGCCGCCGCCTGGGCCGACGAGTACCTGCGCTCCCAGCACAGCGACGCCGACGCGCTGGCCGTCTTCGGCCCCCGCGACGGCCGCTGA
- a CDS encoding TetR/AcrR family transcriptional regulator, whose amino-acid sequence MSTASTRVPQQERSRATQARLLEATVDCLIEHGWSGTTTTVVAARAGVSRGAQLHHYPTKAALVTAAVAHLAERRASELRTEAEALPAGPQRLDRVIDLLGVAFTGPLFVAALELWVAARTDRELRDALVPLEATVGREMHRLTVALLGVDERRPGVREAVQATLDLLRGLGVANLLSDDSARRTALLTTWKRQLATLLTP is encoded by the coding sequence GTGTCCACCGCATCGACGCGTGTCCCCCAGCAGGAGCGCAGCCGCGCCACCCAGGCCCGGCTGCTGGAAGCGACCGTCGACTGCCTGATCGAGCACGGCTGGTCCGGCACCACGACCACCGTCGTCGCCGCACGGGCCGGGGTCTCGCGTGGGGCCCAGTTGCACCACTACCCCACGAAGGCCGCCCTGGTGACGGCCGCCGTGGCCCATCTCGCCGAGCGGCGGGCCTCCGAGTTGCGCACCGAGGCCGAGGCGTTGCCGGCCGGCCCCCAGCGGCTCGACCGGGTGATCGACCTGCTCGGCGTGGCGTTCACCGGGCCGCTGTTCGTGGCCGCCCTCGAGCTCTGGGTCGCCGCCCGCACCGATCGGGAGCTTCGGGACGCGCTGGTGCCGCTGGAGGCGACTGTCGGCCGGGAGATGCATCGCCTCACCGTCGCCCTGCTCGGCGTCGACGAGCGGCGACCTGGAGTCCGCGAAGCGGTGCAGGCCACCCTCGACCTGCTCCGCGGGCTCGGGGTGGCCAACCTGCTCAGCGACGACTCGGCCCGCCGCACCGCCCTGTTGACCACCTGGAAGCGCCAGCTCGCCACCCTGCTCACGCCCTGA
- a CDS encoding TIGR03084 family metal-binding protein — protein sequence MVDLNDLLADLAAESAQLDALVAPLSAADWSRPTPAPGWSIGHQIAHLAWTDHVALLAATDPEAFFATVTAAPDPTRMVDQGAEDFLAPPVELLARWRAGRVALADALAAVPAGEKLPWYGTRMSATSMATARIMETWAHGADVADALGVVRPASDRIRHVAHLGVRTLGHGFAAHGRVAPTTPVRVELVGPGGDTWSWGPADAADRLTGPALDFCLLVTQRRNRADLALAASGPVADEWLDVAQAFAGPPGAGREPAGTDGVRA from the coding sequence ATGGTCGACCTCAACGACCTGCTCGCGGATCTGGCCGCGGAGTCCGCCCAACTGGATGCCCTGGTGGCACCGCTGTCGGCGGCCGACTGGTCTCGGCCGACCCCTGCGCCAGGCTGGAGCATCGGCCACCAGATCGCCCACCTCGCCTGGACCGATCATGTGGCGCTGCTGGCCGCCACCGATCCCGAGGCGTTCTTTGCGACGGTGACCGCAGCGCCGGACCCGACCAGGATGGTCGACCAGGGCGCCGAGGACTTCCTCGCCCCGCCGGTTGAACTGCTCGCCCGCTGGCGGGCCGGCCGGGTGGCGCTCGCCGACGCACTGGCCGCCGTCCCGGCCGGCGAGAAGCTGCCCTGGTACGGCACCCGGATGTCGGCCACCTCGATGGCGACCGCACGGATCATGGAGACCTGGGCACACGGTGCGGACGTGGCCGACGCGCTCGGCGTCGTCCGCCCCGCCAGCGACCGAATCCGGCACGTCGCGCACCTTGGTGTGCGTACCCTCGGGCACGGCTTCGCCGCGCACGGCCGGGTGGCACCGACGACGCCGGTCCGGGTTGAGTTGGTCGGGCCCGGCGGTGACACGTGGAGCTGGGGCCCGGCGGACGCCGCCGACCGGCTGACCGGCCCGGCTCTGGATTTCTGCCTGCTGGTCACCCAGCGCCGAAACCGCGCGGACCTCGCGCTGGCCGCCAGCGGCCCGGTCGCGGACGAGTGGCTCGACGTGGCGCAGGCGTTCGCCGGCCCGCCGGGTGCCGGCCGCGAGCCGGCCGGCACGGACGGGGTACGGGCATGA
- a CDS encoding acyclic terpene utilization AtuA family protein — MIRIGNASGFYGDRFSAWREMLDGGELDVLTGDYLAELTMLILARDRLRDPDLGYAKTFLRQLETCLGTALDRGVRIVTNAGGLNPAGLAAAIDALAGRLGLPVQVGYVKGDTIQRPDALSANAYLGAFGIAACLDGGADVVVTGRVTDASLVVGPAIARYGWGRDDLDELAGATVAGHLVECGAQVTGGNFSFFTELPDGGRRPGFPIAEVHADGSTVLTKHAGTGGAVTVETVTAQLLYEIGGPAYLGPDVVTRLDTVTLRPDGPDRVRVSGVRGTPPPATLKVGVNNLGGFRNSMTFVLCGLDIEAKASLVRGQVEEAVGKDGLEFVLARTDHPDAADTEAASALLHVHLRDGDKARAGRAFSAAAVELALASYPGCTLTTLPGDATPYGVFTADAVPQDAVAHVAVLPGGEPVPIAPPIRTALAPAPETETVPGGDAVVDGPTRRGALGELVGARSGDKGGDANLGVWARTEAGYAWLRAWLTVERLAELLPETAPLSVRRYELANLRAINFVIEGLLGAGVAASTRFDPQAKALGELLRARIVDLPADVPTGVTQ; from the coding sequence ATGATCCGGATCGGAAACGCCTCCGGCTTCTACGGCGACCGGTTCAGTGCCTGGCGGGAGATGCTCGACGGGGGCGAGCTGGACGTACTGACCGGGGACTACCTGGCCGAGTTGACCATGCTGATCCTCGCTCGGGACCGCCTGCGCGACCCCGACCTGGGCTACGCGAAGACGTTCCTGCGTCAACTGGAGACGTGCCTCGGCACCGCCCTGGACCGGGGGGTGCGGATCGTGACCAACGCCGGCGGGCTGAACCCGGCCGGACTGGCCGCCGCCATCGACGCCCTCGCAGGCCGTCTGGGCCTGCCAGTCCAGGTCGGGTACGTCAAGGGCGACACGATCCAGCGTCCGGACGCGTTGAGCGCGAACGCCTACCTCGGCGCGTTCGGGATCGCCGCGTGCCTCGACGGCGGTGCGGACGTGGTGGTCACGGGCCGGGTCACCGACGCGTCGCTGGTGGTCGGCCCGGCCATCGCGCGGTACGGGTGGGGCCGCGACGACCTCGACGAGCTGGCCGGGGCGACCGTCGCGGGGCACCTCGTCGAGTGCGGCGCACAGGTCACCGGCGGCAACTTCAGTTTCTTCACCGAGCTGCCCGACGGCGGGCGTCGGCCCGGATTCCCGATCGCCGAGGTGCACGCCGATGGCTCGACGGTGCTCACCAAGCATGCGGGTACCGGCGGCGCGGTCACCGTGGAGACGGTCACCGCCCAACTGCTCTACGAGATCGGTGGGCCGGCGTACCTGGGTCCGGACGTGGTCACCCGACTGGACACGGTGACGTTGCGACCCGACGGGCCGGACCGGGTCCGGGTCTCCGGTGTCCGGGGCACGCCGCCGCCGGCCACGCTCAAGGTGGGCGTCAACAACCTCGGCGGATTCCGTAACTCGATGACATTCGTCCTCTGTGGGCTGGACATCGAGGCGAAGGCGTCTCTGGTCCGGGGGCAGGTCGAGGAGGCGGTGGGCAAGGACGGGCTGGAGTTCGTGCTGGCCCGGACCGACCACCCGGATGCCGCCGACACCGAGGCTGCCAGCGCACTGCTCCACGTCCACCTGCGCGACGGCGACAAGGCGCGGGCCGGACGTGCCTTCTCGGCCGCCGCGGTGGAGCTGGCACTGGCCTCGTACCCGGGCTGCACGCTGACCACCCTGCCGGGCGACGCGACACCGTATGGCGTGTTCACCGCCGACGCGGTGCCGCAGGACGCGGTGGCGCATGTCGCGGTGCTGCCCGGCGGTGAGCCGGTGCCGATCGCCCCGCCGATCCGTACCGCCCTCGCTCCCGCCCCGGAGACCGAGACAGTCCCGGGGGGTGACGCGGTGGTCGACGGCCCGACCCGGCGCGGGGCGCTCGGCGAGTTGGTCGGTGCGCGCTCCGGAGACAAGGGTGGGGATGCCAACCTCGGTGTCTGGGCGCGAACCGAAGCCGGGTACGCGTGGCTGCGCGCCTGGTTGACGGTGGAGCGGTTGGCCGAGCTGCTGCCGGAGACCGCGCCGCTGTCGGTGCGGCGCTACGAGCTGGCGAACCTGCGGGCGATCAACTTCGTGATCGAGGGCCTGCTCGGGGCGGGGGTGGCCGCGTCCACCCGCTTCGACCCGCAGGCCAAGGCGCTCGGCGAGTTGCTGCGCGCCCGGATCGTCGACCTACCGGCCGACGTGCCGACGGGAGTGACCCAATGA
- a CDS encoding acyl-CoA dehydrogenase family protein: MSIVDTPERRQLRELARGFMTREVLPHLDDWERAGEVPRALHATAAKLGLLGIGFPESVGGSGGDLLDSIIVTEELIRSGGSSGLVAALFTHGIALPHMVAAAGARTGGSLGGRLGVAATPGDGDLIERYVRPTLAGTMIGALAITEPDGGSDVAAIRTTARRDGDHYVVNGSKTYITSGHRADFVTTAVCTDFPGSGELTLLVIDKGLPGFTVGRRLEKLGWHCSDTAELSFVDVRVPVTNRIGAEDTGFLAIMQNFAAERLSLATQAYATAQRCVELTMRWCRDRETFGRPLASRQLVRHRLAEMHTRTEAARSYVHEVATRVAAGEPVVTEVAMAKNVAVAACDQVVDQALQLHGGFGYLRDAEVERHYRDARILGIGGGTTEIMNEIIAKGMGL, translated from the coding sequence ATGAGCATCGTGGACACCCCGGAGCGACGGCAGCTGCGTGAGCTGGCCCGTGGCTTCATGACGCGTGAGGTGCTGCCGCACCTGGACGACTGGGAGCGGGCCGGTGAGGTGCCCCGGGCGCTGCACGCCACCGCGGCGAAGCTCGGCCTGCTCGGCATCGGCTTCCCCGAGTCGGTTGGTGGCAGCGGCGGTGACCTGCTCGACTCGATCATCGTGACCGAGGAGCTGATCCGCTCCGGTGGCTCGTCCGGGCTGGTGGCGGCCCTGTTCACGCACGGCATCGCGTTGCCGCACATGGTCGCGGCGGCCGGCGCCCGTACCGGCGGGTCCCTGGGCGGCCGGCTCGGCGTCGCCGCGACGCCCGGCGACGGCGACCTGATCGAACGGTACGTCCGGCCCACCCTGGCCGGCACGATGATCGGCGCGCTGGCGATCACCGAACCGGACGGCGGCTCGGACGTGGCCGCCATCCGCACGACCGCGCGCCGGGACGGCGACCACTACGTGGTGAACGGGTCGAAGACCTACATCACCAGCGGGCACCGGGCCGACTTCGTGACCACGGCGGTCTGCACCGACTTCCCCGGGAGCGGCGAACTCACCCTGTTGGTCATCGACAAGGGGTTGCCCGGGTTCACCGTGGGGCGCCGGTTGGAGAAGTTGGGCTGGCACTGCTCGGACACGGCGGAGCTGTCGTTCGTCGACGTGCGGGTGCCGGTGACCAACCGGATCGGCGCGGAGGACACCGGCTTCCTGGCGATCATGCAGAACTTCGCCGCCGAGCGGCTCTCGCTGGCCACCCAGGCGTACGCCACCGCGCAGCGCTGCGTCGAGCTGACGATGCGCTGGTGCCGGGACCGGGAAACCTTCGGGCGTCCGCTGGCCAGCCGACAGCTGGTCCGGCACCGGTTGGCCGAGATGCACACCCGGACCGAGGCGGCCCGGTCGTACGTGCACGAGGTGGCCACCCGGGTGGCGGCCGGGGAACCGGTGGTGACCGAGGTGGCGATGGCCAAGAACGTGGCGGTGGCCGCCTGCGACCAGGTCGTCGACCAGGCATTGCAGCTGCACGGCGGCTTCGGCTACCTGCGCGACGCGGAGGTGGAGCGGCACTACCGCGACGCGCGGATCCTCGGCATCGGCGGCGGCACGACCGAGATCATGAATGAGATCATCGCGAAGGGAATGGGGCTGTGA
- a CDS encoding acyl-CoA carboxylase subunit beta, which yields MSTLDTAVDPSAPAYAANRAALLDRLAELDGALDQARSGGGEKYVTRHHARGKLLPRERIELLVDPDSPFLELSPVAAYGTDFPVGASVVAGIGVIEGVECLIVANDPTVRGGAVNPWSLAKTRRAGEIALANRLPMVNLVESAGADLPTQADIFIPGGRVFRDLTRLSAAGIPTVSVVFGNATAGGAYVPGMSDHVIMIRERSQVYLAGPPLVKMATGEVTDDESLGGAAMHAATSGLADYLAEDERDGIRLARQCVRRLNWRKQGPSPRTAVPQPPKYDPEELLGITSADLKVPFDPREVLARILDGSDFDEFKPAYGDALVTGWGELHGYPVGVLANARGVLFSEEAQKAAQFIQLANAADTPLIFLQNTTGYMVGTEYEQRGIIKHGALMINAVSNSTVPHLTVNLGASYGAGNYGMCGRAYEPRFLFTWPNAKSAVMGPAQLAGVLSIVARQAAAARGRDYDEESDAAMRMMVEQQIESQSGALFLSGRLYDDGVIDPRDTRTVLGLCLSAIHNGPVKGADGFGVFRM from the coding sequence GTGAGCACCCTGGACACCGCGGTCGACCCGTCCGCACCCGCGTACGCGGCGAACCGGGCGGCTCTGCTGGACCGACTGGCCGAGTTGGACGGGGCGCTGGACCAGGCCCGGTCCGGCGGTGGCGAGAAGTACGTGACCCGGCACCACGCACGCGGCAAGCTGCTCCCCCGGGAGCGGATCGAGCTGCTGGTGGACCCCGACAGCCCGTTCCTGGAGTTGTCGCCGGTCGCCGCGTACGGCACGGATTTCCCGGTCGGGGCCAGCGTGGTCGCCGGCATCGGGGTGATCGAGGGCGTGGAGTGCCTGATCGTCGCCAACGACCCGACGGTACGCGGCGGCGCGGTCAACCCGTGGTCCCTCGCCAAGACCCGACGGGCCGGCGAGATCGCCCTGGCCAACCGGCTGCCGATGGTCAATCTGGTCGAGTCGGCCGGGGCGGACCTGCCCACCCAGGCGGACATCTTCATCCCGGGTGGTCGGGTGTTCCGTGACCTGACCCGGCTCTCGGCGGCCGGCATCCCCACGGTCAGCGTGGTCTTCGGCAACGCCACGGCTGGTGGCGCGTACGTGCCGGGGATGTCCGACCACGTGATCATGATTCGGGAGCGGTCGCAGGTCTACCTGGCGGGGCCGCCGCTCGTGAAGATGGCGACCGGCGAGGTCACCGACGACGAGTCGCTGGGCGGCGCCGCGATGCACGCGGCCACGTCCGGGCTCGCCGACTACCTGGCCGAGGACGAGCGGGACGGCATTCGGCTGGCCCGGCAGTGCGTACGCCGGTTGAACTGGCGCAAGCAGGGCCCGTCGCCGCGTACGGCGGTGCCGCAACCACCGAAGTACGACCCGGAGGAGTTGCTCGGCATCACCAGCGCCGACCTGAAGGTGCCGTTCGACCCGCGTGAGGTGCTGGCCCGGATCCTGGACGGCAGCGACTTCGACGAGTTCAAGCCGGCGTACGGGGACGCGCTGGTCACCGGCTGGGGCGAGCTGCACGGGTACCCGGTGGGCGTGCTGGCCAATGCCCGCGGGGTGCTGTTCAGCGAGGAGGCGCAGAAGGCGGCTCAGTTCATCCAGCTCGCGAACGCCGCCGACACCCCGTTGATCTTCCTGCAGAACACCACCGGCTACATGGTCGGCACCGAGTACGAGCAACGCGGCATCATCAAACACGGCGCACTGATGATCAACGCGGTGTCCAACTCGACGGTGCCGCACCTGACGGTGAACCTGGGTGCCTCGTACGGGGCCGGCAACTACGGCATGTGTGGTCGGGCGTACGAGCCGAGGTTCCTGTTCACCTGGCCGAACGCGAAGTCGGCGGTGATGGGCCCGGCACAGCTCGCCGGAGTGCTCTCCATCGTCGCCCGGCAGGCCGCTGCCGCTCGGGGGCGCGACTACGACGAGGAGTCCGATGCGGCGATGCGAATGATGGTCGAGCAGCAGATCGAGTCGCAGTCGGGCGCGCTCTTCCTGTCCGGCCGGCTCTACGACGACGGGGTGATCGACCCCCGGGACACGCGTACGGTCCTCGGGCTCTGCCTCTCGGCGATCCACAACGGACCCGTGAAGGGCGCCGATGGTTTCGGCGTCTTCCGGATGTAG